The sequence TTCCTCGTGAAGCAGGGTCTGGCGGTGGTGGGACGGCAGGACATCTCCGCGTTGCGGATGGCTTGACTGGATTTCAACGCGCGCGGGGCGGGGGCCTCGCGCGACACAGGGGGTAGGACGATGAAGACGCAAGTGAAGGAATTGCCGCTGCCGGGTTTCTATCGCGCGGCCAACGCGGGGGAGTACGGCTACGGGCCCAACGCAGGGAAGCTCCAGGAGGCGGCGGCCACGTGGCGGGCGGCGAATGACATCTCCGTTGCATCCACGGACAAGTTCAACCTGCACCTGTTGCTCATCGACGTGCAGAAGGACTTCTGCTTCCCCGAGGGCTCGCTCTACGTGGCGGGGCGCAGCGGGCGCGGCGCGGTGGACGACAGCCGTCGCATCGCCGAGTTCATCTACCGGAACCTCGGCGCGCTGACGAATGTGACGGCGACACTGGATACCCACTTCGCGTACCAGATTTTCTTCCCGTCCTTCTGGGTGGACCAGGACGACAAGCCGCTCACGGCGTTCCGCGAGGTGACGCGCGAGCAGATTGAGCGCGGGCAGGCGCGGCCGAACCCCGCGATGGCGAAGTGGCTGTGCGGCGGCAACTACCCGTGGCTGCTCAAGCAGGTGAAGTACTACTGCGAGGAATTGGAGCGGGCGGGGAAGTACACGCTGTACCTGTGGCCGCCGCACTGCCTGCTGGGCAGCGACGGGCACGCGCTGGCGGGCGTGGTGCAGGAGGCGCGGCTGTTCCACTCGTTCGTGCGTGGCATGCAGTCGTGGGCGGAGGTGAAGGGCGGCAACCCGCTGACGGAGAACTACTCGGTGATGCGGCCGGAGGTGCTGACCCGGCACGACGGGCAGCCGCTGGCGCAGCGGAACACGCAGTTCCTCAAGACGCTGCTGACCGCGGACGCGGTGGTGATTGGCGGCCAGGCCGCGAGCCACTGCGTGAAGAGCTCCATCGATGACCTGCTGGGCGAGATTGTCGCGCAGGACGCGGCGCTGGCTCGGAAGGTGTACCTGCTCACGGACTGCATGTCGGCGGTGACGGTGCCGGATGGGAAGGGCGGCTTCGCGGCGGACTTCACGCCGCAGGCGGATGCGGCATTGAAGCGCTTCGCGGACGCGGGCATGCACCTGGTGAAGTCGACGGACCCGCTGGCGAGCTGGCCGGACCTGCGCATCGGCTGAGTGTGCCTGACCAAACCGGGGCGGAGGCAACCAGCCCCTCGGGCTGCGGACTGCATCGACAGTTTTTTGAGGCATTCCGTGCAGCGCGTGACGTGAGTCGAGTGAGTGCGGTGTCTGCGCTCTGATGGGGCGCTCCTGGGCCGCACCTGAGGTTGGTCGGAAGTGAATGCGACACCTGTCTCTTCGCGGAGACGGGAACGGCGAAGCCATGCCCTGGGAAAGGGCGAAGGAGTGGGGGACATGAGCAGCAAGGCCAATGGTGGCGGCATCCAGAAGTTGTTCGACGACGCGCACGCGGAAGGCGTGCTGAGCCCGGCGGGGTTGCAGGCGCTGACGGTGGTGGATTTGGGAGCGCAGATACAGGCGGGGCTCGGCGTGTGCGTGGAGGACGTGCAGGCCAGCGAGGTGGTGCTGGTGACGGTGATGCCGGATGACTCGGGGAGCATCTCAAACGCGGGGCACGAGAAGCTGGTGTGCGACGGGCACAACCTGGTGCTCGACGCGCTGCTGGCGAGCAAGCAGAGGGACGGGGTGCTGTTCCACACGCGGTACCTGAACGGGAATGTGCTGAATCCGTTCCGGCCGCTGGAGGACGTGGTGCGGATGCACTCGGGGAACTACAGCGCGGACCAGGGGACGCCGCTGTACGACCAGGCGGTGGTGCTGCTGGGCACGGTGCTGGCGAAGTCGCAGGAGTTCAGTGGGAATGGCGTGCCGGTGCGGACGGTGACGCTGTTGATTACGGACGGCGCGGACATGCACTCGCAGAAGGCGAGGGCGAAGGACGTGGCGGCGCTGGTGAAGGACCTTCAGCGTGCGGAGAACCACATCGTCGCGGCGATGGGGATTGATGACGGGAGCACGGACTTCCGCCGCGTGTTCCGGGAGATGGGGATTGAGGACAAGTGGATTCTGACGCCGGGACAGAAGGCGCAGGAGATTCGCGCGGCGTTCCAGGTGTTCAGCCAGAGTGCGGTGAAGGTGAGCCAGGGGGCGGCGAGCTTCAGTCGGACTGCGCTGGGTGGGTTCGGGCGGTAGGTTCTAGGCGACACCATGTTTGTGCTGTTGACCCATCGAGGCATAGTGTCTTTAAAGACCCGTCACCTCGATGTGGCGCCTGAGTCGAGTGAGACTCCGCCAGATGTGATTGTTGTGAGTGGTTGTAGTTGGATGGTCGGAATGGAGTCTTGTTGTCATTGATGGCAATATGCAGGCAGAATGCATGAGGCATCCATGCTCCACTCCGACCATGTTCGATCACTTTTTACTGCGTCTAGGAGTGCAATGCCAAGGAGATGTTTATGGTGTATGCATTTCGGACGCCAATGATTCATGAGGGGCATATATTGAGCGCCCTGAAGTCTGGGGACCTCCCAGTTTATAATTCGCATGTGGCGCCTGCTATCCGACATACGATTCGTTGTATACACGGTATTGATAAGTTGATGAGAAATACCGCGATCCAAGATCTGGAAGTGTATATTGGTCGCGCTAGCACGGTTGGTCGCACGATGAAGCGGTGGAAGGAGCATAGCGAGAATCGCGGACATACTTGGGCCTCGGTTTTGTTCCAGGCATCTCGTGCGCACGCAAAGGTTCTTGAGAAAGCTGCTATTCGCACTATTCAGCGACTCAAGACGCAGAAGACTTTGTGTATTGGTAATGCGAATATTGTTGGTGGCGCAAATGGGCCCGATACAGATGTTGAGCACGAGTTCGTGTACATGACATGGGGATGGAGGACGGAGTGGAGTGACTTTGAGGGTAAGCCCTCGATTGACGATCTCAGAGAGATCGCGCATGTGGTTGCTCTCGATATGAAGGGGGCGGTGACGGAGCAACAATTGAGAAATGGGTTAGAGGTTGCGAAGGCGCCCTTGTCTCAGTTCGAGAGGTTGGAATGGTATAATCCTGAGTAGGTACGATTGGTGAGTGTTGTTTTTTTGGGGCTGATGACGGGTTGCCTTGGGTGTCTGTGTTTTGATTTAGATCCAGCGACGGGTTTGCTTCTTGGTTTGAAGTGGGGCGACCTTTCGTCTTGATTTGAATCACTCAGGCCGGTAGACGTGCGCGACGGCGCCCGAGTCGAACCGCGTCGCACTGACCAGCCGCAGCTTCAACGGCTGCTCCCGCTCGGGGAACAGCCGGAGCCCGCTGCCCAGCGCCACCGGGTGGATGAGCAGCTGGTACTCGTCGACGAGCCCGTGCTTCACCAGGGACTGCGCGAAGCCCGCGCCTCCGTGTGCCAGCAAGTCCTTGCCCGGCTCCTGCTTCAGGCGCGTCACTTCCTCCACCAGGTCTCCGCTCGCTATCCTCGAGTCCGTCCAGGTCGCCTGCTTCAGCGTCTTCGAGAAGACCACCTTCGGAATCTGATTCATCGGCGCGGCGTACGGCGCGGTCGACTTGGGCCAGTGCGCCGCCATGTCTCCGTACGTCCGCCGGCCCATCAGGTGCGCGCCCGCGTTCCAGAGCCCGTCCACAACCCACGCCGTGGCCTTGTCATCCCTCGCGTGGAATACCCACTCCACTTCACCCTTCGGTCCACCCACGAAGCCGTCGAGGGACATGTGCATCTTGAGGACCAGCTTCCTCATGTCGCGTCCTTCCTTTCAGCCGCGGAGCGCCGGGCGGCATTGCCCGGCGTCATCCCTGCTCTCGAACTGGCGACGAATGAGGTCTGGCGGAATCGACACTCCACATTCCGCGCCTGCAAGGGCCCGAAATGACAACGGCCCGGAGAGCCAGTCTGCGCTCCCCGGGCCGCCTGTCTTCGCTCGGCTCAGTGCACGCGGGCCGGCGGCAGGTTGGACGGCGCAATCCCGCCCGACTTGAGCTGCGTGGCCGACGGGCACACCAGCGCCTTCAGGTCCTCCGCGCGGCGGCCCAGGTCGTCGAACACGCGCGTCGCGTGCGTCACCGGGTCCGTCACCGTCGTCCCCTTCAGGTACGGCGACAGCGCAGCCGCCTTCCCCGCCACGCGCGGCGACACGTGGAGGAACTCCGTCTGCGTCTCACCCGCATGGCACCCGCTGCACGTGTTGATGGAGAACTTGTGCCGCGCCTCCGTGTTCACATTCGGCGCCCGCCAGAAGAAGTCCAGCGGCGTGCGCGCCATGGCGCCCAGGAACGGCGTCCCGTTCAGCTTGTCCGGCACCGTGTGCCGCTCCGCGAGGATGTCCGCCTCGTTCTGGTTGATGTAGCTCGCGAGCGTCGCCGTGTTCTCGTAGAAGCTCGCGGGCGTCAGCTTCACCGTCGCCGGCAGCAGGCCCTGCGACGTGAGGTTGAACTCGCGCATCTCCCAGGGCTCGGCCAACGTAATCTCGTTGGTGCGAATCTGGTTCAGCGCGCTGCCCGCCGTGCGGCCCGTCATCACCCCCGCCTTCGAGAACCGGTCCGTCAGCGCCTGGAGCTTCGCGTTGTAGCCCGCGCTGCCCACCTTCACCTTGCCCAATTCGTGCCAGTCATTGGCCCAGGCCTGGATGTCCGCGGTGCTGCCGCCCGGCAGCGCGTACTCCAGGATGATGGTGAACTCGAGCGGCGCTCCATTCGCGTCCAGCACGCCGAAGATGAAGCGGCCCTCTCCCGCCTGGGTGCCCGGATGGCGCAGGTCCATGCGGTTGACGATGGCCAGCAGCCGGAACGGCGCCTTGCTGAAGTCCAGCGGCTTCGACGCGCCCCCGCTGCGCTGCTCCCACGGGCCCAGCACCTTCGTCTGCAGCTCCGGCCGCGCCGGCAGCTCCAGCCCGTTCACCACCTGCTTCGTCAGCCACGTCTTCAGCCACGCACGCACCATGGGCGACGGGTCCTGCCCGCCCGCCATCTCCTTCATCAGCGTGCCGAAGTTCCACGCCCCCCCCGGCGCCGTGCGCACCGGGTCCTCCACCACCGACAGCGCCGTCACCATCAGCTCGCTCGGGCGGTCGATGGTGCACGTCGTCGCCTGGCACGCGTAGTTGGACTCGCAGCCGTTGGCCACGTTGCCGTCGCAGTCGTACCAGCCCGGCTCGCACGTGTTGCCGCACTTCGCCGCCACGCACACGCCCTGCGCATACGCGTTGTCCTGGCACGTGGTGCCGCAGGCGCTGCAGTTGTTCTCGTCCGTCGTCAGGTTCACCTCGCAGCCGTTGGCGGGGTTGC comes from Pyxidicoccus parkwaysis and encodes:
- a CDS encoding nicotinamidase; this encodes MKTQVKELPLPGFYRAANAGEYGYGPNAGKLQEAAATWRAANDISVASTDKFNLHLLLIDVQKDFCFPEGSLYVAGRSGRGAVDDSRRIAEFIYRNLGALTNVTATLDTHFAYQIFFPSFWVDQDDKPLTAFREVTREQIERGQARPNPAMAKWLCGGNYPWLLKQVKYYCEELERAGKYTLYLWPPHCLLGSDGHALAGVVQEARLFHSFVRGMQSWAEVKGGNPLTENYSVMRPEVLTRHDGQPLAQRNTQFLKTLLTADAVVIGGQAASHCVKSSIDDLLGEIVAQDAALARKVYLLTDCMSAVTVPDGKGGFAADFTPQADAALKRFADAGMHLVKSTDPLASWPDLRIG
- a CDS encoding dihydrofolate reductase family protein translates to MRKLVLKMHMSLDGFVGGPKGEVEWVFHARDDKATAWVVDGLWNAGAHLMGRRTYGDMAAHWPKSTAPYAAPMNQIPKVVFSKTLKQATWTDSRIASGDLVEEVTRLKQEPGKDLLAHGGAGFAQSLVKHGLVDEYQLLIHPVALGSGLRLFPEREQPLKLRLVSATRFDSGAVAHVYRPE